A genomic region of Microbacterium schleiferi contains the following coding sequences:
- a CDS encoding ABC transporter ATP-binding protein encodes MLWNLLVRYLRPAWPLIIAVVVFQLAQSIASLLLPTLNADIIDNGVVTGDIAYIWSTGGVMLIVSLVQVVCAVIAVYFGSRLAMGMGKNLRADVFHRVVAFSQREVGNFGAPSLITRNTNDVQQVQMLVQVSATLMVSAPMLAIGGVIMAIRQDPGLSWLMAVAVPVLLILVSLIVVRMVPAFTVMQARIDRVNQIMREQLTGIRVVRAFVREDHEQRRFDVASRDVMATGLRAGNLMALMFPVVMLVLNVSSVAVIWFGAFQVQYDGVEIGTLFAFLTYIMQILMGVMMATFMFVMIPRAAVCAKRIGEVLDTEPSVEPPADPTAAPTPRGRVEFSHVDFAYPGAQDAVLHDITFTVEPGTTTAIIGSTGSGKSTLIGLVPRLFDVTAGEVRVDGVDVRAYDPDDLWARIGLVPQRAFLFSGTVASNLRYGDAEADDDSLWRALERAQGRSFVEAFPLGLEAPIAQGGTNVSGGQRQRLAIARALVKNPPIYVFDDSFSALDLRTDAALRRALDAELPDATRLVVAQRVSTIQQADQIVVLDHGRIVGIGTHDDLVETCETYREIVDSQLSAEAAA; translated from the coding sequence GTGCTCTGGAACCTCCTGGTGCGCTACCTGCGACCCGCGTGGCCGCTGATCATCGCCGTCGTCGTCTTTCAGCTCGCACAGTCGATCGCGTCGCTGCTGCTACCCACCCTGAATGCCGACATCATCGACAACGGTGTCGTGACCGGTGACATCGCCTATATCTGGTCAACGGGCGGCGTCATGCTCATCGTGTCGCTCGTGCAGGTCGTGTGCGCTGTCATCGCGGTGTACTTCGGGTCCCGACTCGCGATGGGAATGGGCAAGAACCTGCGGGCGGATGTCTTCCACCGCGTGGTCGCTTTCTCGCAGCGGGAGGTGGGCAACTTCGGTGCCCCCTCGCTCATCACCCGCAACACCAACGACGTGCAGCAGGTCCAGATGCTCGTGCAGGTGTCGGCGACGCTCATGGTGTCAGCTCCCATGCTCGCCATCGGCGGCGTCATCATGGCTATCCGCCAGGACCCCGGCCTGTCATGGCTCATGGCGGTGGCCGTTCCGGTGCTGCTGATCCTGGTCTCGCTCATCGTCGTGCGGATGGTCCCCGCGTTCACGGTCATGCAGGCCCGGATCGACCGCGTCAATCAGATCATGCGGGAACAGCTGACCGGCATCCGTGTCGTTCGCGCATTCGTCCGCGAGGACCACGAACAGCGGCGCTTCGACGTCGCGAGCCGCGATGTCATGGCAACGGGGCTTCGCGCGGGGAATCTCATGGCGTTGATGTTCCCGGTGGTCATGCTCGTGCTCAATGTCTCGAGCGTCGCTGTCATCTGGTTCGGCGCGTTCCAGGTGCAGTACGACGGCGTCGAAATCGGGACGCTGTTCGCCTTCCTGACCTACATCATGCAGATCCTCATGGGCGTCATGATGGCGACCTTCATGTTCGTCATGATTCCGCGGGCTGCCGTGTGCGCGAAGCGCATCGGCGAGGTGCTGGACACCGAGCCGTCGGTGGAGCCTCCCGCAGACCCCACCGCGGCGCCCACCCCGCGCGGCAGGGTCGAGTTCTCTCACGTCGACTTCGCCTACCCCGGGGCGCAGGATGCTGTGCTTCACGACATCACGTTCACCGTCGAACCGGGGACGACGACCGCGATCATCGGATCCACAGGCTCCGGCAAGTCCACACTGATCGGTCTCGTGCCGCGCCTGTTCGATGTGACGGCGGGCGAGGTGCGCGTCGACGGGGTCGACGTGCGTGCGTACGACCCCGACGACCTCTGGGCGCGGATCGGGCTGGTCCCGCAGCGGGCGTTCCTGTTCTCGGGAACCGTCGCCTCCAATCTGCGCTACGGGGATGCCGAGGCCGACGACGACAGCCTGTGGCGCGCCCTGGAGCGTGCCCAGGGGCGCTCGTTCGTCGAGGCATTCCCTCTGGGGCTCGAGGCCCCGATCGCGCAGGGCGGGACGAACGTCTCGGGCGGGCAGCGCCAGCGACTGGCCATCGCCCGCGCGCTGGTCAAGAACCCCCCGATCTACGTCTTCGACGACTCGTTCTCTGCCCTCGATCTGCGAACGGATGCCGCCCTGCGCCGGGCCCTGGATGCAGAGCTTCCCGACGCGACGCGGCTGGTCGTTGCCCAGCGGGTGTCGACGATCCAGCAGGCCGATCAGATCGTCGTGCTCGATCACGGGCGCATCGTCGGGATCGGCACGCACGATGACCTCGTCGAGACGTGCGAAACGTACCGCGAGATTGTGGATTCGCAGCTCTCGGCGGAGGCGGCAGCATGA
- a CDS encoding ABC transporter ATP-binding protein: MSAPRPAAGAAPARGPMGGPMGRGAGMPVQKAQNFGASAKRLLVHLRRENARLVVVIVLGVFSVALSVVGPKLLGEGTNLVFAGFVSLQFADAPAGTTQQQIMDQLIANGQQEQADLLSTMTFAPGAGIDFAALGQLLLLVLAVYIGASIFGWLQARILNGVVQRAMHRLRIEVEEKIHRLPLAYFDRVQRGELLSRVTNDVDNIGQSLQQTLSQVVISLLTVIGVLVMMFVISPLLAVIALVTIPLTIVVTVVVARRSQALFVTQWRATGVLNARVEETFSGHSVVKVFGHQREAETDFAAENEEVYRASFGAQFLSGIIMPAMMFIGNLVYVAIAVVGGLQVAGGMLSIGDVQAFIQYSRQFTQPLSQLGSMANLLQSGVASAERVFELLDEPEQTDDPEPAETVPAEASTLEFRDVSFRYVADTPLIDDLSLRAASGSTVAIVGPTGAGKTTLVNLVMRFYDVDEGGILLDTASGLPDGGLDTRRMTRDDLRARTGMVLQDTWLFAGTIRENIAYGRPDATEDELVAAASAAYVDRFVHALPDGYDTVLDDEATNLSVGERQLVTIARAFLADPRILILDEATSSVDTRTELLIQRAMSRLRRDRTSFVIAHRLSTIRDADLILVMESGAIVEQGTHDDLLRARGAYWALYNAQFEAPADDGAEPAPQG; this comes from the coding sequence ATGAGCGCGCCTCGTCCGGCAGCCGGTGCCGCTCCCGCGCGCGGTCCGATGGGTGGCCCCATGGGTCGCGGGGCCGGGATGCCCGTGCAGAAGGCCCAGAACTTCGGCGCCAGCGCCAAGCGGCTGCTGGTCCACTTGCGCCGAGAGAATGCACGCCTTGTCGTCGTGATCGTGCTGGGGGTGTTCTCGGTAGCCCTGTCGGTCGTCGGCCCGAAGCTTCTGGGGGAGGGGACGAACCTCGTCTTCGCCGGATTCGTCTCGCTGCAATTCGCCGACGCTCCGGCGGGCACGACGCAGCAGCAGATCATGGACCAGCTGATTGCCAACGGTCAGCAAGAACAGGCCGATCTGCTGTCCACGATGACGTTCGCGCCGGGCGCGGGCATCGACTTCGCCGCCCTGGGGCAGCTCCTGCTGCTCGTGCTCGCCGTCTACATCGGCGCGAGCATCTTCGGATGGTTGCAGGCCCGCATCCTCAACGGCGTGGTCCAGCGCGCGATGCACCGACTGCGCATCGAGGTGGAGGAGAAGATCCACCGCCTGCCGCTGGCGTACTTCGACCGCGTGCAGCGGGGGGAACTGCTCAGCCGCGTCACCAACGACGTCGACAACATCGGACAGAGCCTTCAGCAGACGCTGTCGCAGGTGGTCATCTCTCTCCTGACGGTGATCGGTGTGCTGGTCATGATGTTCGTGATCTCGCCGCTGCTGGCCGTCATCGCTCTCGTGACCATTCCCCTCACCATCGTGGTGACGGTCGTGGTCGCGCGCCGCTCGCAAGCGCTGTTCGTCACCCAGTGGCGCGCGACGGGCGTCCTCAACGCCCGTGTCGAAGAGACATTCTCGGGTCATTCGGTCGTCAAGGTCTTCGGCCACCAGCGCGAGGCCGAGACCGATTTCGCCGCCGAGAACGAGGAGGTCTATCGCGCGAGCTTCGGTGCGCAGTTCCTCTCCGGCATCATCATGCCGGCGATGATGTTCATCGGGAACCTCGTCTACGTCGCCATCGCCGTCGTGGGGGGTCTGCAGGTCGCGGGTGGCATGCTCTCGATCGGTGATGTTCAGGCCTTCATCCAGTACTCGCGGCAGTTCACGCAGCCGCTGAGTCAGCTGGGATCCATGGCGAACCTGCTGCAGTCGGGTGTGGCAAGCGCCGAGCGCGTGTTCGAACTGCTCGACGAGCCCGAACAGACCGACGATCCCGAGCCCGCTGAGACGGTTCCGGCCGAGGCCAGCACGCTGGAGTTCCGCGATGTCTCGTTCCGCTACGTCGCCGACACGCCTCTCATCGACGACCTGAGCCTGCGGGCGGCATCCGGCAGCACCGTCGCGATCGTCGGGCCCACCGGCGCGGGAAAGACCACGCTCGTGAACCTCGTCATGCGGTTCTACGACGTGGATGAGGGTGGCATCCTGCTCGATACGGCCTCGGGGCTTCCCGATGGCGGCCTCGACACCCGCCGGATGACGCGCGATGATCTGCGGGCGCGCACCGGCATGGTGCTGCAGGACACGTGGCTCTTTGCGGGCACCATCCGCGAGAACATCGCGTACGGGAGGCCGGACGCGACCGAGGACGAGCTCGTGGCGGCGGCTTCCGCGGCCTACGTCGATCGGTTCGTCCATGCCCTGCCGGACGGGTACGACACGGTGCTGGATGACGAGGCGACGAACCTCTCCGTGGGTGAGCGCCAGCTCGTCACGATCGCGCGGGCGTTCCTCGCCGATCCGCGCATTCTGATCCTCGACGAGGCGACCTCGTCGGTCGACACCCGCACCGAACTCCTGATCCAGCGTGCGATGTCGCGCCTGCGCCGTGACCGGACCTCGTTCGTGATCGCGCATCGCCTCTCGACGATCCGGGATGCCGACCTCATCCTGGTCATGGAGAGCGGCGCGATCGTGGAACAGGGGACGCACGACGACCTGCTGCGCGCGCGGGGAGCCTACTGGGCGCTCTACAACGCGCAGTTCGAAGCCCCCGCCGACGACGGCGCCGAGCCAGCTCCGCAGGGATGA